Proteins co-encoded in one Armatimonadota bacterium genomic window:
- a CDS encoding acylphosphatase, with translation MDAAPAGRPVRAHVWVRGRVQGVGFRFFVVRHARELGLAGWVRNLPDGRVELVAEGPQAAVETLLRLVERGPAGAVVTGVETRWEPPTGARGFGIGADG, from the coding sequence ATGGACGCGGCGCCTGCGGGCCGGCCGGTGCGAGCGCACGTCTGGGTGCGCGGCCGGGTGCAGGGCGTCGGGTTCCGCTTCTTCGTGGTCCGTCACGCCCGCGAGCTGGGCCTCGCGGGGTGGGTCCGCAACCTCCCCGATGGGCGGGTCGAGCTGGTCGCCGAGGGGCCACAGGCCGCGGTCGAGACGTTGCTGCGCCTCGTCGAGCGGGGACCGGCCGGCGCAGTCGTCACCGGCGTGGAGACACGGTGGGAGCCGCCGACGGGCGCGCGCGGCTTTGGCATTGGCGCCGATGGGTGA
- a CDS encoding phosphopentomutase, which translates to MRVVLLVLDGLGCGGAPDAAAYGDEGSHTLANTARAVGGLRLPVLERLGLGVVDAIPGVRPVEAHQAAVGLMVEQAAGKDSTSGHWELAGLIVDRPFPTYPQGFPPEVIAAVEAAIGRPVLGNEVASGTEIIARLGPEHLRTGYPIVYTSADSVFQIAAHEAVVPVEQLYAWCAAVRAVLVGAHAVSRVIARPFVGSPGAFVRTPRRRDFSLAPVGPTVLDALAAAGVPVVGVGKIDDLFAGRGLARAVHTRDDDEGVTQTVEAVRALGHGLVFTNLIELDQVYGHRNDPAGWARHLQRLDGRLLEVLQACADDGLVIITGDHGNDPTTPSTDHSRERVPVLVWRAGLPPGRRLGVRATFADVAATVAAALGVTWTGAGTSFWPLLVAQEARA; encoded by the coding sequence ATGCGCGTGGTCCTGCTGGTGCTCGATGGGCTCGGCTGCGGCGGCGCCCCCGACGCCGCAGCCTACGGCGACGAGGGGAGCCACACGCTGGCCAACACGGCCCGCGCGGTGGGCGGGTTGCGCCTACCGGTGCTGGAGCGGCTGGGGTTGGGCGTGGTCGACGCCATTCCCGGCGTACGGCCGGTGGAGGCGCACCAGGCCGCCGTGGGGCTCATGGTGGAGCAGGCCGCGGGGAAGGACTCGACCTCCGGCCACTGGGAGCTGGCCGGGCTGATCGTCGACCGCCCGTTCCCCACCTACCCGCAGGGTTTTCCCCCGGAGGTCATCGCCGCGGTGGAAGCGGCCATCGGGCGGCCGGTGCTGGGCAACGAGGTCGCCTCGGGCACCGAGATCATCGCACGCCTTGGGCCCGAGCACCTGCGCACGGGATATCCCATCGTGTACACGTCCGCCGACAGCGTCTTCCAGATCGCCGCGCACGAGGCGGTCGTGCCCGTAGAGCAGCTCTACGCGTGGTGCGCCGCGGTGCGCGCGGTGCTGGTGGGCGCGCACGCCGTGAGCCGGGTGATCGCACGGCCGTTCGTCGGGTCACCGGGTGCCTTCGTGCGCACCCCGCGGCGACGCGACTTCTCGCTGGCGCCGGTGGGTCCCACGGTGCTGGACGCGCTCGCCGCCGCAGGCGTGCCCGTGGTGGGCGTGGGCAAGATCGACGACCTGTTCGCGGGGCGGGGTCTGGCGCGTGCCGTCCACACCCGCGACGACGACGAAGGCGTGACGCAGACGGTGGAGGCCGTCCGGGCGCTTGGGCACGGGCTGGTGTTCACCAACCTGATCGAGCTCGACCAGGTCTACGGCCACCGCAACGACCCCGCGGGCTGGGCGCGCCACCTGCAGCGCCTGGACGGCCGGCTGCTGGAGGTGCTGCAGGCGTGCGCGGACGACGGGCTCGTCATCATTACCGGCGACCACGGCAACGACCCCACGACGCCCAGCACCGACCACTCGCGCGAGCGCGTGCCGGTCCTGGTCTGGCGGGCAGGGCTGCCGCCCGGGCGGCGTCTGGGCGTGCGTGCGACGTTCGCCGACGTGGCGGCCACCGTGGCCGCGGCACTGGGCGTCACGTGGACCGGAGCAGGGACGTCCTTCTGGCCGCTGCTGGTCGCGCAGGAGGCGCGGGCGTGA
- a CDS encoding Xaa-Pro peptidase family protein, giving the protein MSAVPVVVADRLTRLRTWLDAADVDVVLVSSWETLAYVSGFRGSAGLGLVSRDRVCLVVDFRYVEQAAAQAPGWEVVRAPQTLLEGAAALVRAWGARRVGVEGEHLPVAAFRRLAALVDPVALVPLEGLDRLRWQKDADEVAAIRRAAAIADAAFLETLPLLRAGTTEREVAAALEYAMRRGGADGVAFETIVASGPRAALPHARASDRPIGRGEFVIVDFGAVVDGYHSDCTRTVVTAPATARHRELYALVLDALEAALAALRPGMTGRDADAVARERITRAGYGEAFGHGLGHGVGLAVHEGPRLSPREDAVLPPGAVVTVEPGIYLAGWGGCRIEDLVVLADGAVEVLTRIPKALVEVGA; this is encoded by the coding sequence ATGTCCGCAGTGCCTGTGGTCGTCGCCGATCGTCTGACCCGTCTGCGCACCTGGCTGGATGCCGCCGACGTCGATGTGGTCCTCGTCTCCAGCTGGGAGACCCTGGCCTACGTCTCCGGGTTCCGGGGGTCTGCTGGGCTCGGGCTCGTCTCCCGGGACCGGGTGTGTCTGGTCGTCGACTTCCGGTACGTGGAGCAGGCCGCAGCGCAGGCCCCGGGATGGGAGGTCGTGCGGGCACCGCAGACGCTGCTGGAGGGTGCGGCGGCCCTCGTGCGCGCCTGGGGAGCGCGGCGCGTCGGCGTGGAGGGTGAGCACCTGCCCGTGGCAGCGTTCCGGCGGCTGGCGGCCCTGGTGGACCCCGTCGCGCTGGTGCCGCTGGAGGGCCTGGACCGGCTGCGGTGGCAGAAGGATGCGGACGAGGTGGCCGCGATCCGGCGGGCCGCCGCCATCGCGGACGCCGCGTTCCTCGAGACGTTGCCGTTGCTGCGCGCGGGGACGACGGAACGGGAGGTGGCGGCCGCTCTCGAGTACGCCATGCGCCGGGGCGGCGCCGACGGCGTGGCGTTCGAGACCATCGTGGCCTCAGGTCCGCGCGCCGCGCTGCCGCACGCGCGGGCCAGCGACCGGCCCATCGGACGCGGGGAGTTCGTGATCGTCGACTTCGGCGCGGTGGTCGATGGCTACCACTCGGACTGCACGCGCACCGTGGTCACCGCCCCGGCTACTGCCCGGCACCGCGAGCTGTACGCGCTGGTGCTCGACGCCCTGGAGGCGGCGCTGGCGGCCCTGCGCCCCGGGATGACCGGCCGCGACGCGGACGCGGTGGCGCGCGAGCGGATCACACGGGCCGGCTACGGCGAGGCGTTCGGGCACGGGCTCGGCCACGGCGTGGGGCTGGCGGTGCACGAGGGGCCGCGGCTGTCGCCGCGCGAGGACGCCGTGCTGCCGCCCGGGGCGGTGGTGACCGTGGAGCCCGGGATCTACCTGGCGGGATGGGGCGGCTGCCGGATCGAAGACCTCGTGGTGCTGGCCGACGGCGCCGTCGAGGTGCTGACGCGAATCCCGAAGGCGCTGGTTGAGGTGGGAGCGTGA
- a CDS encoding NAD(+)/NADH kinase, giving the protein MTRIGLLVNMSRMAGQPHGVDRLARTVEALERRGARVRLNVDGAHAVGRPDLGVPDAALVDEGDLLVVLGGDGTILSAARLAAGRVPIFGVNLGGFGFLAEAQLTDLPEAAEAVLGGAYVLDARAMLEAELVGRGGGQPRRLALNDVVVTKTGVARIVRVTTWVNGEHLATYPADGVIVATPTGSTAYSLSAGGPIVHPQVDVVIVTPICPHMLTARPVVVSGDATVTVEPVAGAEDVRVSVDGQESFPLAPGDRVVVRRAAVRTRLVRLRPPSFYSILRTKLAWGER; this is encoded by the coding sequence GTGACCCGGATCGGGCTGCTGGTCAACATGTCGCGCATGGCCGGCCAGCCCCACGGCGTCGACCGGCTTGCCCGGACGGTCGAGGCGCTGGAGCGCCGCGGCGCGCGCGTGCGGCTCAACGTCGACGGCGCGCACGCGGTGGGCCGGCCCGACCTGGGCGTGCCGGACGCCGCGCTGGTGGACGAGGGCGACCTCCTGGTGGTGCTGGGCGGCGACGGCACGATCCTCAGCGCCGCGCGGCTGGCGGCGGGGCGCGTACCCATCTTCGGCGTCAACCTGGGCGGCTTCGGGTTCCTGGCCGAAGCGCAGCTCACCGATCTGCCCGAGGCGGCCGAGGCCGTGCTGGGCGGCGCCTACGTGCTGGATGCGCGGGCGATGCTGGAGGCCGAACTCGTGGGGCGCGGAGGTGGGCAGCCGCGTCGGCTCGCGCTCAACGACGTGGTCGTGACCAAGACCGGCGTGGCCCGCATCGTGCGCGTGACGACCTGGGTGAACGGTGAACACCTGGCGACCTATCCGGCCGACGGCGTGATCGTGGCCACCCCGACGGGCTCCACCGCTTACTCGTTGTCGGCCGGCGGGCCGATCGTGCACCCGCAGGTCGACGTGGTGATCGTGACGCCCATCTGCCCGCACATGCTCACGGCGCGTCCCGTGGTGGTCTCGGGGGACGCCACCGTGACGGTCGAGCCGGTGGCCGGCGCGGAGGACGTGCGGGTGAGCGTCGACGGGCAGGAGAGCTTTCCGCTGGCCCCGGGCGACCGGGTCGTCGTGCGGCGGGCGGCGGTGCGCACGCGGCTGGTGCGGTTGCGGCCGCCAAGCTTCTACAGCATTTTGCGCACCAAGCTGGCGTGGGGCGAGCGATGA
- the ilvE gene encoding branched-chain-amino-acid transaminase: MSTAVYVNGRIVSKDQAVVSVFDHGFLYGDGVFEGIRVYDGRIFRLEEHLDRLYASAKAIMLEIPLDRDALRAAVLETVRASGLRDAYIRPVVSRGVGDLGIDPRKCPQPTVVIIVDAIRLYPAEAYARGLRMVTASVRRPAPDALNGRIKSLNYLNNILARLEANRAGVDEALMLTADGYVCECSADNVFIVTGGQVQTPAAHLGLLAGITRDAVLDLAREAGLPAAEGVFTLHDVYTADECFLTGTGAEIAPVVEVDGRPIGDGRPGPITRRLTQAFRELVRRSGTPVYAEEAPGRR, encoded by the coding sequence ATGAGCACAGCGGTGTACGTCAACGGTCGGATCGTGTCCAAGGACCAAGCCGTGGTGTCGGTCTTCGACCACGGCTTCCTGTACGGCGACGGCGTGTTCGAAGGGATCCGCGTCTACGACGGCCGGATCTTCCGTCTGGAAGAGCACCTCGACCGCCTGTACGCCTCGGCCAAAGCGATCATGCTGGAGATCCCCCTGGACCGGGACGCGTTGCGGGCCGCGGTGCTCGAGACGGTCCGGGCCAGCGGGTTGCGGGACGCCTACATCCGCCCGGTGGTCAGCCGCGGGGTGGGCGACCTGGGGATCGACCCGCGCAAGTGCCCGCAGCCCACGGTGGTCATCATCGTGGATGCGATCCGCCTGTACCCGGCCGAGGCGTACGCCCGCGGCCTGCGCATGGTCACCGCCAGCGTCCGCCGGCCCGCGCCCGATGCGCTCAACGGCCGGATCAAGTCGCTCAACTACCTGAACAACATCCTGGCGCGCCTGGAGGCGAACCGCGCGGGGGTCGACGAAGCGCTCATGCTGACCGCCGACGGCTACGTCTGTGAGTGCAGCGCCGACAACGTGTTCATCGTCACCGGCGGGCAGGTGCAGACCCCGGCGGCGCACCTGGGGCTGCTGGCGGGCATCACGCGCGACGCGGTGCTGGACCTGGCCCGGGAGGCCGGCCTGCCCGCGGCCGAGGGCGTCTTCACCCTGCACGACGTCTACACCGCCGACGAGTGTTTCCTCACCGGGACGGGGGCGGAGATCGCGCCGGTCGTGGAGGTGGACGGGCGGCCGATCGGCGACGGCCGCCCGGGTCCCATCACCCGTCGCCTCACGCAGGCGTTCCGTGAGCTGGTGCGCCGCAGCGGCACGCCGGTCTACGCCGAGGAGGCGCCGGGGCGACGGTGA
- a CDS encoding TlyA family RNA methyltransferase: protein MACAQTARGTGPAAVAAVRRAADEAAAATGQPAAAGSPRRRERVRLDVLVVARGLAASRHQAEAAIRAGEVYVDGRRIDKPGALVAPTAVLERRAGAQFVSRGGVKLAAALDAFGIDVAGRVAIDVGASTGGFTDCLLQRGARRVYAVDVGRGVLHWRLRQDPRVVVLEGRHAARLRPDDIPEAADLATVDVSFISVLKVLPAVSRLVRPGGLLVVLVKPQFEAGPRAARKGVVRSPTVHAQVLRATAAGIRALGLSPVRVVASPLVGPKGNREFFLLVHNAPGQAAEDLDEEIARVVAPPAAGEAGR from the coding sequence ATGGCATGCGCGCAGACCGCGAGGGGCACCGGGCCGGCTGCGGTGGCCGCAGTCCGACGCGCAGCGGACGAGGCTGCGGCGGCGACCGGGCAGCCCGCTGCGGCGGGCAGCCCGCGGCGACGCGAGCGGGTGCGGCTGGACGTCCTCGTGGTGGCCCGCGGGCTCGCCGCCAGCCGCCACCAGGCCGAGGCAGCGATCCGCGCCGGCGAGGTCTACGTGGACGGCCGGCGGATCGACAAGCCGGGGGCGCTGGTCGCGCCCACGGCGGTGCTCGAGCGCCGCGCCGGGGCGCAGTTCGTGAGCCGCGGCGGGGTCAAGCTGGCCGCCGCGCTGGACGCGTTCGGGATCGACGTGGCCGGCCGTGTGGCGATCGACGTGGGCGCGTCTACGGGCGGGTTCACCGACTGCCTGCTGCAGCGCGGCGCCCGGCGCGTGTACGCCGTCGACGTGGGCCGTGGGGTGTTGCACTGGCGCCTGCGCCAGGACCCGCGGGTCGTGGTGCTGGAGGGGCGGCACGCCGCGCGCCTGCGCCCCGACGACATCCCCGAGGCGGCCGACCTGGCCACCGTGGACGTCTCGTTCATCTCGGTGCTCAAGGTGCTGCCGGCGGTCAGCCGGCTCGTGCGGCCCGGTGGCCTGCTGGTGGTACTGGTGAAGCCGCAGTTCGAAGCCGGGCCGCGCGCCGCGCGCAAGGGCGTCGTGCGCAGTCCCACGGTGCACGCCCAGGTGCTGCGCGCCACGGCGGCTGGCATCCGGGCACTGGGGCTGTCGCCCGTGAGGGTCGTAGCCTCCCCGCTCGTGGGTCCGAAGGGCAACCGCGAGTTCTTTCTGCTGGTGCACAACGCCCCGGGTCAGGCCGCCGAGGATCTGGACGAGGAGATCGCGCGGGTGGTGGCGCCGCCGGCTGCGGGGGAGGCCGGGCGGTGA
- a CDS encoding CTP synthase, translating to MTKFIFVTGGVASGLGKGITSASLGRLLKARGLKVTLLKFDPYVNVDAGTMNPHQHGEVFVTDDGAETDMDLGHYERFIDENLGRANNVTTGKIYASVIARERRGEYLGGTVQIIPHVTNEIKDEIRTLARTSGADVVIVEVGGTVGDIESLPFLEAIRQFRRAAGDAHVMYVHVSLVPYLRGAGELKTKPTQHSVKELRSIGIQPDVIVCRTERPLGRSVREKIALFCDVEPEAVIQALDAESIYEVPLILEDEGLGRIVTRRLGLDHLPPPDLAEWREMVHRIRHPQTRVRIAMVGKYMGVEDSYVSIVEALRHGGIAHGCAVEITKIDSEEIEQWPPARLEAELTRYDGVLVCPGFGARGVEGKVRAIRVVREQGVPFLGICYGMQWAVVEFARHVCGLEGANSTEVDPDTPHPVISLLEEQRRVVDKGGTMRLGRYPCRLVPGSLAAAAYGAAEVGERHRHRYEVNNAYRPILERHGLRVTGIYPDQDLVEIVELPGHPWFVGTQFHGEYRSRPTRPHPLYRAFVRAALDRAAVSAGRG from the coding sequence GTGACCAAGTTCATCTTCGTGACCGGCGGTGTGGCCTCGGGGCTGGGGAAGGGGATCACGTCGGCCTCGCTCGGGCGGTTGCTGAAGGCGCGGGGCCTGAAGGTCACGCTGTTGAAGTTCGACCCCTACGTGAACGTGGACGCGGGCACCATGAACCCCCACCAGCACGGCGAGGTGTTCGTCACCGACGACGGCGCCGAGACCGACATGGACCTGGGCCACTACGAGCGCTTCATCGACGAGAACCTGGGTCGGGCCAACAACGTCACCACCGGCAAGATCTACGCGTCGGTGATCGCCCGCGAGCGTCGCGGCGAGTACCTGGGCGGGACGGTGCAGATCATCCCCCACGTGACCAACGAGATCAAGGACGAGATCCGCACCCTGGCCCGTACCAGCGGCGCCGACGTGGTCATCGTCGAGGTGGGCGGCACGGTGGGCGACATCGAGAGCCTGCCCTTCCTGGAGGCCATCCGCCAGTTCCGGCGGGCGGCGGGCGACGCGCACGTGATGTACGTGCACGTGTCGCTGGTGCCCTACCTGCGCGGCGCCGGCGAGCTGAAGACCAAGCCCACCCAGCACAGCGTCAAGGAGCTGCGCAGCATCGGCATCCAGCCCGACGTGATCGTGTGCCGCACCGAGCGGCCGTTGGGGCGGTCGGTGCGCGAGAAGATCGCCCTGTTCTGCGACGTGGAGCCCGAGGCGGTGATCCAGGCGCTGGACGCGGAGAGCATCTACGAGGTGCCCCTCATCCTGGAGGACGAGGGCCTGGGCCGCATCGTCACCCGGCGGCTGGGCCTCGACCACCTGCCTCCACCCGACCTGGCGGAGTGGCGGGAGATGGTACACCGGATCCGGCATCCCCAGACGCGGGTGCGCATCGCCATGGTGGGCAAGTACATGGGGGTCGAGGACTCGTACGTCAGCATCGTCGAGGCGCTGCGGCACGGCGGCATCGCCCACGGGTGCGCCGTCGAGATCACCAAGATCGACTCCGAGGAGATCGAGCAGTGGCCGCCGGCCCGGCTGGAGGCCGAGCTGACCCGCTACGACGGGGTGCTCGTCTGCCCGGGGTTCGGCGCCCGCGGCGTGGAGGGCAAGGTGCGGGCCATCCGCGTGGTGCGCGAGCAGGGGGTGCCGTTCCTGGGGATCTGCTACGGCATGCAGTGGGCGGTGGTGGAGTTCGCCCGGCACGTCTGCGGGCTGGAGGGCGCCAACTCCACCGAGGTGGACCCCGACACGCCCCATCCGGTGATCTCGCTGCTGGAAGAACAGCGCCGGGTGGTGGACAAGGGCGGCACGATGCGCCTGGGGCGGTACCCGTGCCGGCTCGTGCCCGGGTCGCTGGCCGCGGCGGCCTACGGGGCCGCCGAGGTGGGCGAACGCCACCGCCACCGCTACGAGGTGAACAACGCCTACCGGCCGATCCTGGAGCGCCACGGCCTGCGGGTCACGGGGATCTATCCCGACCAGGACCTGGTCGAGATCGTGGAGCTGCCGGGGCACCCCTGGTTCGTGGGGACGCAGTTCCACGGCGAGTACCGGTCACGGCCTACCCGGCCGCACCCGCTGTACCGGGCGTTCGTCCGGGCCGCGCTGGACCGCGCGGCGGTCTCGGCGGGGCGCGGGTAG
- the xerD gene encoding site-specific tyrosine recombinase XerD: MSARERRTPGAARSSASEGSAWRGGTEPGRGVEGRPQAAGSRAGATRRGPAFPPALDAARDAYLAYGLTERGLSRRTIEAYARDLDDFMAFAAQQGARSPQDLRRATLTTYLLAARRRGLAPSTVARRLAAVRGWTAFLLREGIIADDPALDVTPARRPRRLPDVLTVDEVERLLAQPRGEDPLAVRDRAMLELLYAAGLRVSELVGLDVADVHLDQEYVRCLGKGGRERVVPIGSAAVRALRQYLRGARPRLARGRAPAALFLNARGGRLSRQRVWMLLRAYAAAAGLRRRLGPHTLRHSFATHLLEGGADLRAVQELLGHASVATTQMYTHLARGHLREVYRRAHPRDRMRLPAPRAG, from the coding sequence GTGAGCGCACGGGAACGCCGGACACCGGGGGCAGCGCGCAGCAGCGCATCGGAGGGGTCGGCGTGGCGCGGAGGGACCGAGCCGGGCCGTGGTGTGGAGGGACGGCCGCAAGCCGCCGGGTCGCGTGCCGGCGCCACGCGCAGGGGGCCCGCGTTCCCTCCAGCGCTGGACGCGGCGCGTGACGCCTACCTGGCGTACGGGCTCACCGAACGGGGCCTGAGCCGGCGCACGATCGAGGCCTACGCGCGCGACCTGGACGACTTCATGGCGTTTGCGGCCCAGCAGGGCGCCCGGAGTCCGCAGGACCTGCGGCGGGCCACGCTGACCACGTACCTGCTGGCGGCGCGCCGGCGCGGGCTCGCGCCGAGCACGGTCGCGCGGCGGCTGGCGGCCGTGCGGGGGTGGACGGCGTTCCTGCTCCGTGAGGGCATCATCGCCGACGACCCCGCCCTCGACGTGACACCGGCGCGCCGACCGCGGCGGCTGCCCGACGTGCTGACGGTCGACGAGGTCGAACGCCTGCTGGCCCAGCCGCGGGGCGAGGATCCGCTGGCCGTGCGCGACCGGGCGATGCTCGAGCTGCTGTATGCGGCCGGGCTGCGGGTGAGCGAGCTCGTGGGGCTGGACGTGGCCGACGTGCACCTCGACCAGGAGTACGTGCGGTGCCTGGGCAAGGGCGGGCGGGAGCGCGTGGTGCCCATCGGCAGCGCGGCGGTGCGCGCGCTGCGGCAGTACCTGCGCGGGGCGCGGCCGCGCCTGGCGCGCGGCCGCGCCCCGGCGGCGCTCTTCCTCAATGCCCGCGGGGGCCGCCTCTCGCGACAGCGCGTGTGGATGCTGCTGCGGGCCTACGCGGCGGCGGCCGGGCTGCGCCGGCGGCTGGGCCCGCACACGCTGCGCCACTCGTTCGCGACGCACCTGCTCGAAGGCGGCGCGGACCTCCGCGCGGTGCAGGAACTGCTGGGGCACGCCAGCGTGGCCACCACGCAGATGTACACGCACCTGGCGCGCGGGCACCTGCGCGAGGTCTACCGGCGTGCGCACCCGCGGGATCGGATGCGCCTGCCGGCGCCGCGGGCTGGCTGA
- the nusB gene encoding transcription antitermination factor NusB codes for MRRPPLRARRRRARDVALQVLFQHDVGRLPIDEALRNARDQHPGADWPFIEQLARGVAAHTADLDALLAPYLEGWTIDRLASVDRTILRMALYELRSLATPPGVAISEAVELAKRYGTEASAPFVNGVLGALVRAGVAAAGTPPER; via the coding sequence ATGAGGCGGCCCCCGCTGCGCGCGCGCCGGCGAAGGGCACGGGACGTCGCGCTGCAGGTGCTCTTCCAGCACGACGTGGGGCGGCTACCCATCGACGAGGCGTTGCGCAACGCCCGCGACCAGCATCCGGGAGCCGACTGGCCGTTCATCGAGCAGCTGGCCCGCGGGGTGGCGGCGCACACCGCCGACCTGGACGCGCTCCTGGCACCCTACCTCGAGGGCTGGACCATCGATCGGCTGGCCAGCGTCGACCGCACCATCTTGCGCATGGCGCTGTACGAGCTGCGCAGCCTGGCGACGCCGCCGGGCGTGGCGATCAGCGAGGCCGTGGAGCTCGCCAAGCGCTACGGGACCGAGGCCTCGGCGCCGTTCGTCAACGGCGTGCTGGGCGCCCTGGTGCGGGCGGGCGTGGCGGCCGCGGGCACGCCGCCAGAGCGGTGA
- a CDS encoding NUDIX hydrolase has product MERSEAGGHTGGHRDPAARSDLGAGDSAEPTVASRLVFRGRVVAVRVDDVRLGSGRVVVREVVEHPGATAVVPVTGDGHVLMVRQYRKAVEAFLLEIPAGTLEPGESPDQCAQRELAEEVGMRAGRLTPLATYFPSPGVLTEAITVYLAEDLHPHVLAADPGEEGLEVERVPLDRVPALIASGGIRDGKSLVGLLLALRALGAARTEGP; this is encoded by the coding sequence GTGGAGCGCAGCGAGGCCGGCGGCCACACCGGAGGGCACCGCGATCCCGCGGCCAGGAGCGACCTCGGCGCTGGAGACAGCGCCGAGCCCACGGTCGCCTCGCGTCTGGTGTTCCGGGGACGGGTGGTCGCGGTGCGCGTCGACGACGTGCGCCTGGGGAGCGGCCGCGTTGTCGTGCGCGAGGTGGTGGAGCACCCTGGCGCCACGGCCGTCGTGCCCGTGACGGGTGATGGCCATGTGCTCATGGTGCGCCAGTACCGCAAAGCGGTGGAGGCCTTCCTGCTAGAGATCCCCGCGGGCACGCTCGAGCCCGGCGAATCACCGGACCAGTGCGCCCAGCGCGAGCTGGCCGAGGAGGTCGGCATGCGGGCTGGCCGTCTGACGCCGCTGGCCACGTACTTCCCGTCGCCAGGGGTGTTGACCGAAGCCATCACGGTGTACCTGGCAGAAGACCTCCATCCCCACGTGCTGGCGGCCGACCCGGGCGAGGAAGGGCTGGAGGTCGAACGGGTCCCCCTGGACCGCGTGCCAGCCCTGATCGCGTCGGGAGGGATCCGCGACGGGAAGTCGCTGGTGGGGCTGCTGCTGGCCCTGCGCGCGCTGGGCGCTGCCAGGACGGAGGGCCCGTGA
- a CDS encoding polyprenyl synthetase family protein produces MGDQPSPSGVTLDLQAYMASRGRLVEDALAAALPPETALPTPLHAAMRYSVFAGGKRLRPLLVLAACEATGGRVDDALPTACAVELIHTYSLIHDDLPSMDDSLWRRGRPTCHVAFGEALAVLAGDALHALAFQLLARNAERVGPVRALRVIEEIAEAIGTQGMVGGQVLDLLGEGRPELARWADWPGDRQRGVYEIHRWKTAALIRACVRAGGLLAAASARQLEDLTAYGEHLGLAFQVVDDILDEAGEASRLGKDTRTDAARAKLTFPAAFGVERSRAIAREETARAVAALAGWGPAARLLTDLALVLLEREA; encoded by the coding sequence ATGGGTGACCAGCCCTCGCCTTCTGGGGTGACGCTCGACCTGCAGGCCTACATGGCCAGTCGCGGCCGTCTGGTGGAGGATGCTCTGGCGGCCGCCCTCCCGCCCGAGACGGCACTCCCGACCCCGTTGCACGCCGCCATGCGCTACAGCGTCTTCGCGGGCGGGAAGCGGCTGCGGCCGTTGCTGGTCCTGGCCGCGTGTGAAGCGACGGGGGGACGCGTCGACGACGCCCTGCCGACCGCGTGCGCGGTCGAGTTGATCCACACCTACTCGCTCATCCACGACGACCTGCCCTCCATGGACGACTCGCTCTGGCGGCGCGGCCGGCCCACCTGCCACGTGGCGTTCGGGGAAGCGCTGGCGGTGCTTGCCGGCGACGCCCTGCACGCCCTGGCGTTCCAGCTGCTGGCGCGCAACGCCGAGCGCGTGGGGCCGGTGCGGGCGCTGCGCGTCATCGAGGAGATCGCCGAGGCGATCGGCACCCAGGGCATGGTCGGCGGGCAGGTGCTCGACCTCCTTGGCGAGGGACGTCCCGAGCTGGCCCGGTGGGCCGACTGGCCCGGGGATCGCCAGCGTGGGGTCTACGAGATCCACCGCTGGAAGACCGCCGCCCTCATCCGGGCATGTGTACGCGCCGGGGGGCTGCTGGCTGCCGCCAGCGCGCGCCAGCTGGAGGACCTGACCGCCTACGGCGAGCACCTGGGGCTGGCGTTCCAGGTGGTCGACGACATCCTCGACGAGGCCGGTGAGGCCTCCCGGCTGGGCAAGGACACCCGGACCGATGCGGCGAGGGCGAAGCTCACCTTCCCGGCGGCGTTCGGCGTGGAGCGCTCGCGTGCGATCGCGCGCGAGGAAACCGCCCGGGCGGTGGCGGCCCTGGCCGGGTGGGGGCCGGCGGCGCGTCTGCTGACCGACCTCGCCCTCGTCCTGTTGGAGCGTGAGGCGTGA
- the efp gene encoding elongation factor P — protein sequence MISTNDFRPGVVIALEGELYAVLASQHVKRGRGSAYVRAKIRNLKSGAIIERTFNAGERVPQAYLERRDAEYLYHHDEQYVFMDRETYEQLTLDAALLGEAIKFLKDNTVVTVVYYEQRPIAVELPNTVDLRVVETAPAFRGDTATGGAKPATLETGAVVQVPLFVEVGDVVRVDTRSGEYVERVG from the coding sequence GTGATTTCGACCAACGACTTCCGTCCCGGGGTGGTGATCGCCCTGGAAGGCGAACTGTACGCCGTGCTCGCCTCGCAGCACGTGAAGCGTGGCCGGGGGAGCGCCTACGTGCGGGCCAAGATCCGCAACCTGAAGAGCGGGGCGATCATCGAGCGCACGTTCAACGCCGGCGAGCGCGTCCCCCAGGCGTACCTGGAGCGGCGCGACGCCGAGTACCTGTACCACCACGACGAGCAGTACGTCTTCATGGATCGCGAGACGTACGAGCAGCTGACGCTGGACGCTGCGCTGCTGGGCGAGGCCATCAAGTTCCTCAAGGACAACACGGTGGTCACGGTCGTCTACTACGAGCAGCGCCCCATCGCCGTGGAGCTGCCCAACACCGTGGACCTGCGGGTCGTCGAGACCGCGCCGGCGTTCCGCGGGGACACGGCCACGGGTGGCGCGAAGCCGGCTACCCTCGAGACCGGGGCGGTGGTGCAGGTACCGCTCTTCGTCGAGGTCGGCGACGTCGTCCGGGTGGACACGCGGTCGGGCGAGTACGTCGAGCGCGTGGGATGA